A region of Drosophila mauritiana strain mau12 chromosome 3L, ASM438214v1, whole genome shotgun sequence DNA encodes the following proteins:
- the LOC117141219 gene encoding proline-rich extensin-like protein EPR1 produces MAHKFICSLLLIAAMAAVSVAEPTRFRVRSSRLQFARQEQAPEDQAVAADPTVDIAPTPASAPYPPAGVTPEVPFDLPTETEAQPDLTYGPPAEPDNTYGPPDNTYGPPAEPENTYGPPADGPVDQAPAADPVPAGLIQPRNERLRSRRPTPEKLRSAQIIRSGSVLVYTI; encoded by the coding sequence ATGGCCCACAAGTTCATCTGCTCCCTGCTCCTGATCGCAGCCATGGCTGCCGTTTCTGTGGCAGAGCCTACCAGGTTCCGGGTACGATCTTCCCGTCTGCAGTTTGCCCGTCAGGAGCAGGCTCCAGAGGATCAGGCAGTTGCGGCAGACCCCACCGTGGATATTGCACCCACACCGGCCTCGGCTCCTTATCCGCCAGCAGGAGTGACACCGGAGGTGCCCTTCGACCTGCCCACGGAGACCGAAGCGCAACCTGATCTAACCTACGGACCACCAGCTGAGCCCGACAACACCTACGGCCCTCCGGATAACACTTACGGACCACCTGCCGAGCCGGAAAACACCTATGGACCGCCGGCTGATGGCCCAGTGGACCAGGCCCCTGCTGCCGATCCCGTGCCCGCCGGCTTGATCCAGCCTCGTAACGAACGCCTCCGCAGTCGTCGTCCGACCCCGGAGAAGCTTCGATCCGCTCAGATTATCCGCTCTGGATCAGTGCTGGTGTACACTATCTGA
- the LOC117141217 gene encoding extensin yields the protein MSGYPSASLATFALCSILCLNGIEGSHLRFPGPAAGRFLQRQEQAPYPPAGLVPDPPFDLPTEEAVEFPQPEETYGPPAETYGPPAVVEAPAEVYGPPDQVYGPPDQTYGPPDQPANDDSSNTLPQSAAIINLASLPLPPQAQYVLPLLNRLAAFRPQRPLLPTPQRRPAKLKARPRPNAVKIVNAIRPTPVFPSTPQALPFVDRRIPFRPRPSRLIVNAPFRRPSRQ from the coding sequence ATGTCCGGTTATCCAAGTGCTTCTCTGGCCACCTTTGCGCTTTGTTCCATTCTTTGCCTGAATGGAATTGAAGGCAGTCATCTGAGGTTCCCAGGACCCGCGGCGGGCAGGTTTCTGCAAAGACAGGAACAAGCACCATATCCACCAGCAGGACTGGTCCCCGATCCGCCATTCGACCTGCCAACGGAAGAGGCAGTTGAATTTCCTCAACCAGAGGAGACATATGGCCCTCCAGCTGAAACATACGGGCCACCGGCTGTGGTGGAAGCGCCAGCTGAGGTCTACGGCCCACCGGACCAAGTTTATGGACCTCCCGATCAGACCTACGGACCTCCAGACCAGCCAGCCAACGATGACAGCTCCAACACATTGCCACAAAGCGCAGCTATAATTAATTTGGCAAGTTTGCCGCTGCCACCCCAGGCTCAGTATGTTCTTCCGCTTCTGAACCGCCTGGCTGCCTTCCGCCCGCAGCGTCCGCTTCTGCCGACTCCGCAGCGTCGGCCTGCTAAGCTTAAGGCTCGTCCTCGGCCAAATGCGGTCAAGATTGTGAATGCTATTAGGCCTACTCCAGTGTTTCCATCGACTCCACAGGCTTTGCCCTTCGTGGATCGCCGCATTCCTTTCCGCCCACGGCCATCACGACTGATAGTCAATGCGCCTTTCAGACGCCCATCCAGGCAATAG
- the LOC117139941 gene encoding uncharacterized protein LOC117139941, translating to MAKFQVILMAAALSLLAVSQAQQQRYSQRLSRGRSRYSARQELAPADAADPDAVTPYPSADELKPEVPFDEAAAPSAAEPTPDAVYGPPDAAPNSVPDEVYGPPDVTGNDLPAAADIPTEQQARLVAARRAVNYRRVAKPVAYRRPLSAAARPAKLSTARSTVRRF from the coding sequence ATGGCAAAGTTTCAGGTTATCCTTATGGCTGCAGCCCTCAGCCTGTTGGCCGTTTCCCAAGCTCAGCAGCAGCGCTATTCGCAGCGCCTGAGCCGCGGACGTTCGAGGTACTCCGCTCGCCAGGAGCTGGCTCCCGCCGACGCAGCTGATCCGGATGCCGTCACGCCGTATCCCTCGGCGGATGAGCTGAAGCCGGAAGTGCCCTTCGACGAGGCTGCTGCTCCCTCGGCCGCCGAGCCCACACCGGATGCCGTCTATGGACCGCCCGATGCTGCGCCTAACAGCGTTCCCGACGAGGTGTACGGCCCACCGGACGTGACCGGAAACGATCTGCCCGCCGCCGCCGACATTCCGACGGAGCAGCAGGCCCGTTTGGTAGCTGCCAGGAGGGCCGTTAACTACCGGAGAGTAGCCAAGCCCGTGGCCTATCGCCGTCCACTTTCAGCCGCTGCTCGTCCGGCCAAGTTGAGTACTGCCCGGTCCACCGTGCGACGCTTCTAA
- the LOC117141486 gene encoding uncharacterized protein LOC117141486, with product MARYQFISSLLLLLVAISAVNCAAQAPLRRTLRLRPVAFARQEVAPTPYPSAAELKPASEQPALTYGPPEDVDTDALPSEQEPPVDTFEPSPENEEVDTEESSLEATTPSSAPARLRSRQRLAKLQLAKPKRLRQLTARLEELPVDAAVAPVAPVVPVAQAPALATPQFYYVGAQQPYYLAAYNAAPQQLGW from the coding sequence ATGGCACGTTACCAGTTTATCAGttcgctcctcctcctgctggtGGCCATCAGCGCCGTGAATTGTGCGGCACAGGCACCACTTCGGCGGACTCTGCGCCTGCGTCCGGTGGCGTTCGCCCGGCAGGAGGTGGCTCCCACGCCCTATCCCTCGGCTGCTGAGCTGAAACCCGCCTCTGAACAGCCCGCGCTGACCTACGGACCTCCTGAGGATGTGGATACAGATGCCTTGCCGTCGGAGCAGGAGCCACCAGTGGACACATTCGAGCCTAGCCCAGAGAACGAGGAGGTGGACACCGAGGAGAGCTCACTTGAGGCCACCACACCCTCCTCCGCTCCGGCCCGCCTGCGCAGTCGCCAGAGATTGGCCAAGTTGCAGCTGGCCAAGCCCAAGCGGCTCCGCCAACTCACAGCTCGCCTGGAGGAGCTGCCCGTGGATGCAGCAGTGGCTCCAGTGGCTCCGGTGGTTCCAGTAGCTCAGGCTCCAGCACTGGCCACGCCCCAGTTTTACTATGTGGGTGCCCAGCAGCCGTATTACCTGGCAGCCTACAACGCTGCTCCCCAACAACTGGGCTGGTAG
- the LOC117141218 gene encoding mucin-7: MIKPTGAPIAILVLSLLAIGSAEPIRRRFSARQVEAIPSPSPTGYPEAGITPSVPFDLPSSTVKPENTYLPPDNTYGPPDNTYGPPDNTYGPPETDSVPAIAPEAEPLPENPIETDDIPETEKASVDGAKLQPADEDAEEDEPQLEVAEDGTVIVVASSLDQPQPVQSARLYQRFPQGRRSQRPVPQRLILRRSW; this comes from the coding sequence ATGATTAAACCGACTGGCGCACCAATTGCTATTCTTGTCCTGAGCCTGTTGGCGATTGGCTCCGCGGAGCCGATCCGCCGGAGGTTCTCGGCGCGCCAAGTGGAGGCTATTCCCAGTCCTTCGCCCACTGGATATCCGGAGGCGGGCATCACCCCGAGTGTTCCCTTCGATTTGCCCAGTTCGACAGTCAAGCCGGAGAACACTTATCTGCCGCCTGATAACACCTATGGACCTCCGGACAACACATACGGGCCACCAGATAACACCTATGGACCTCCAGAGACCGACTCCGTACCGGCTATTGCTCCCGAGGCTGAGCCGCTGCCGGAGAATCCCATCGAGACTGATGATATTCCAGAGACTGAGAAAGCATCGGTGGATGGTGCCAAGCTGCAGCCCGCTGATGAGGACGCCGAGGAGGATGAACCGCAGCTGGAGGTTGCTGAGGATGGCACTGTGATCGTTGTAGCCAGCAGTCTTGACCAGCCACAGCCCGTACAGTCCGCCCGACTCTACCAGCGATTTCCTCAAGGACGGCGTTCCCAGAGGCCTGTTCCTCAGCGTCTGATCCTGCGTCGCAGTTGGTAG
- the LOC117140398 gene encoding zinc finger protein OZF: MVRSRRSVSKEDAVSLLTDSGISLSSPPAARESSPGPTLAIQRRKSSLASLRDACVDDEEDDGGEQDSKDHDYVQPQLKKSARKDEPVKRKHHVCSQCSKEFGGKTDLQRHMLIHSDERPHKCKDCGKSYRQAVNLKNHITTAHEHRKQFVCSQCPKSFALKERLRLHMRLHSGEKPYPCALCDKKFARGGQLQQHMVSHHKTSIQQFNCTKCSASFSTNANLRVHMERHEQGMEHRCSICESQFANELALRAHINQEHHKLTQFECEICHKMIEPDEDLATHMQRHAAVKTHVCEVCNTYFTQKSQYNVHMRMHTGERPYQCRICHQTFAHSSVLKLHIRKHTGEKPFRCQLCEDEVAFSQLAHLKNHMKKIHKQQKPYMCEGCHEFFKIKVELQSHVEQCAKCPVDGDKPSGNQSEDAQILSVLRFNMAVVLKKISSAQKLRQLGYEKRLIDNVIIASLKLAQRQSHDDVTMTPLARLRLNVEEFLKWIVPAPTMQKFSDELLSIDTILEKIATMYMKQK, from the exons atggTACGCAGCCGTCGCAGTGTGTCCAAGGAGGATGCCGTCTCTCTGCTCACGGACAGCGGCATATCGCTGTCATCGCCGCCGGCGGCGAGGGAATCCTCACCAGGCCCCACGCTTGCGATCCAGAGGAGGAAGAGCAGCTTGGCAAGTCTGCGCGATGCCTGTGtggacgacgaggaggacgacgGCGGAGAACAGGACTCAAAAGATCATGACTACGTGCAGCCGCAGCTTAAGAAGTCTGCCCGAAAGGACGAACCGGTGAAACGCAAGCACCATGTCTGCAGTCAATGCTCCAAGGAGTTCGGTGGCAAGACGGATCTGCAACGCCACATGCTTATCCACTCGGACGAACGACCTCACAAGTGCAAGGATTGTGGCAAGAGCTACCGCCAGGCGGTCAACCTGAAGAACCATATCACCACCGCCCACGAGCATCGGAAGCAGTTCGTCTGTTCTCAGTGCCCAAAATCATTCGCCCTCAAGGAGCGCCTGCGGCTCCACATGCGCCTCCACTCTGGCGAGAAGCCCTATCCTTGCGCCCTCTGCGACAAAAAATTCGCGCGAGGAGGTCAA ctgcaacagcacATGGTTTCTCACCACAAGACTAGTATCCAGCAGTTCAACTGCACCAAGTGCTCGGCTAGCTTCTCAACCAACGCCAATTTACGGGTGCACATGGAGCGACACGAGCAGGGCATGGAGCACCGGTGCAGCATCTGTGAGAGCCAATTCGCCAACGAGCTGGCTCTGCGAGCCCACATAAACCAGGAGCACCACAAGCTGACGCAATTTGAGTGCGAGATATGCCATAAGATGATCGAGCCGGACGAAGATTTGGCCACTCACATGCAGAGGCACGCCGCTGTTAAGACACACGTGTGCGAGGTGTGCAACACATATTTCACCCAGAAGAGCCAGTACAATGTCCACATGCGGATGCACACGGGAGAGCGCCCCTATCAGTGTAGG ATCTGCCACCAGACCTTTGCCCATTCAAGCGTACTAAAACTGCACATCCGGAAGCACACGGGGGAAAAACCCTTTCGCTGCCAGCTGTGCGAAGACGAAGTAGCCTTTTCTCAGCTGGCGCACCTAAAGAACCACATGAAGAAGATACACAAACAGCAAAAGCCCTACATGTGCGAAGGCTGCCACGAGTTTTTTAAGATCAAGGTGGAGCTGCAGTCGCATGTTGAGCAGTGCGCCAAGTGTCCAGTTGACGGGGACAAGCCTAGTGGCAATCAGTCTGAAGATGCGCAAATTCTTTCTGTGTTAAGATTTAACATGGCAGTAGTACTGAAAAAAATTAGCTCCGCTCAAAAGCTGCGTCAGTTGGGCTACGAGAAGCGTCTAATCGATAACGTTATCATTGCATCCTTGAAGCTGGCTCAGCGACAATCCCATGACGACGTCACGATGACACCATTGGCCAGACTCCGGCTAAATGTGGAGGAATTTCTTAAGTGGATTGTGCCAGCCCCCACAATGCAGAAATTTAGCGACGAATTGTTGTCTATCGACACCATTCTCGAGAAAATTGCCACCATGTATATGAAACAGAAGTAG
- the LOC117141153 gene encoding uncharacterized protein LOC117141153: protein MWKGLGCALLCLAVVQAAVIRPEADPEVPETTTSAVIRDQEGDVVTEEATTLAGPALSRDEEASILIDPAPGTLHEDSAVAPEKSGKLLLLSTTPKRIHEIERHLEEQDDEGEDNKAEVEVTTTEQPKEATELKVDEEEGVTPESLTTESSTTATTTKLFAIDATPAGEESPPPNVAISLSQDNENATLSIAEQPQVPGDNNAAVELAIVEPEAEYVLVDGGHDDLDLQLASFTHIDSDAHLQPVVHSVEIVPTSFDDPLIVNYVHNLR, encoded by the coding sequence ATGTGGAAAGGACTCGGTTGTGCTCTACTCTGCCTGGCTGTGGTCCAGGCGGCTGTTATCCGCCCCGAAGCGGATCCGGAGGTTCCGGAAACCACAACTAGTGCGGTTATCCGGGATCAAGAGGGGGATGTCGTCACCGAGGAGGCCACAACTTTGGCGGGTCCTGCTTTGAGTCGCGACGAGGAGGCCAGCATACTGATTGATCCTGCCCCGGGCACTTTACATGAGGATAGCGCTGTGGCGCCAGAGAAGTCCGGGAAGCTCCTGCTGCTCAGTACAACACCCAAGCGAATTCATGAAATTGAGCGCCATCTCGAGGAGCAGGACGACGAGGGGGAGGACAACAAGGCCGAAGTTGAGGTAACCACAACTGAGCAGCCAAAGGAAGCCACGGAGCTAAAGGtggacgaggaggagggcgtCACCCCTGAAAGTTTAACCACAGAGAGCAGCACAACTGCGACCACTACCAAATTGTTTGCCATCGACGCCACTCCGGCCGGAGAAGAGTCCCCACCACCGAACGTGGCCATCTCCCTCTCCCAGGACAATGAAAATGCAACTCTATCGATTGCCGAGCAGCCGCAGGTGCCCGGCGACAATAATGCCGCCGTGGAGTTGGCCATCGTGGAGCCGGAGGCCGAGTACGTGCTGGTGGATGGCGGCCACGATGACCTGGACCTCCAGCTGGCCAGCTTCACGCACATCGACAGCGATGCCCACTTGCAGCCGGTTGTGCACTCCGTCGAAATCGTGCCCACCAGCTTCGATGATCCTTTGATTGTCAATTACGTGCACAATTTGCGCTGA
- the LOC117140340 gene encoding uncharacterized protein LOC117140340, protein MQCILPVILCLWALSPVQIEARQVRINRYAVSVQEDQPAEAKDAPYPARGYRPQGRSFWLPGEVEVEVIEGPGAVEAEVQEGSGLGTNQLTTTTELPLEDLSTSTTDPTDDWSTTTNWVSVDPTTAPPAPPAVESRSGRAFVKAPYPPAGYRPSRAFRLPTEQSREEEQKTFSSNSTDSNADHPVCGVSTDPLKPTPEPGSKDEPDSESVVFTANVGPAVVVARAPSSIPLAIPLRSQPLIQAPRSRGFVYTTDVEQRW, encoded by the coding sequence ATGCAGTGCATTCTACCCGTTATCCTTTGCCTTTGGGCTCTTAGTCCCGTCCAGATCGAAGCGCGTCAGGTCAGGATCAACCGGTATGCGGTCAGTGTGCAGGAGGATCAGCCGGCCGAGGCTAAGGATGCTCCCTATCCGGCGAGAGGCTATAGACCACAAGGTCGCTCCTTCTGGCTGCCAGGCGAAGTGGAAGTAGAGGTCATTGAAGGGCCCGGTGCTGTGGAGGCCGAGGTTCAGGAAGGCTCAGGTTTGGGTACGAATCAGCTGACCACCACAACCGAACTGCCTCTGGAGGATCTGTCGACCAGCACTACAGATCCAACCGACGACTGGAGCACAACCACCAACTGGGTCTCCGTGGACCCTACCACAGCTCCCCCAGCTCCCCCCGCTGTGGAATCCCGTTCCGGTCGGGCTTTTGTAAAAGCTCCTTATCCACCGGCCGGCTACCGACCAAGTCGCGCCTTCCGCCTGCCCACCGAGCAGAGCAGGGAGGAGGAGCAGAAGACCTTCTCCAGCAACTCCACCGACAGCAATGCCGATCACCCGGTCTGCGGGGTCAGCACTGACCCCCTGAAACCCACTCCGGAACCAGGATCCAAGGATGAGCCGGACTCGGAGAGTGTGGTCTTTACTGCCAATGTGGGACCTGCTGTGGTGGTGGCTAGAGCTCCCTCCTCCATTCCGTTGGCTATTCCCCTGCGATCGCAGCCTCTGATCCAGGCTCCCAGATCCCGGGGATTTGTCTACACCACGGATGTGGAGCAGCGGTGGTAA
- the LOC117141220 gene encoding DNA-directed RNA polymerases I, II, and III subunit RPABC3, which yields MAGVLFEDIFNVKDMDPEGKKFDRVSRLHCESESFKMDLILDINSWLYPMELGDKFRLVLATTLREDGCPDSGEYNPMEHEGTRADSFEYVMYGKIYRIEGDEAHNEASRLSAYVSFGGLLMRLQGDANNLHGFEVDQHMYLLMKRLAF from the coding sequence ATGGCTGGAGTACTCTTTGAGGACATCTTCAACGTTAAAGACATGGATCCGGAGGGCAAGAAGTTCGATCGTGTGTCCCGCCTGCACTGCGAGTCCGAGTCTTTTAAGATGGACCTGATCCTGGACATCAACTCGTGGCTATACCCCATGGAGCTGGGCGACAAATTCCGCCTGGTTCTGGCCACCACGCTGCGCGAGGATGGTTGCCCGGACAGCGGGGAGTACAATCCAATGGAGCACGAGGGCACGCGGGCGGACAGCTTTGAGTACGTTATGTACGGCAAGATCTACAGGATCGAGGGCGACGAAGCACACAATGAGGCCTCCCGGCTCTCCGCTTACGTGTCCTTCGGCGGCCTGCTGATGCGACTGCAGGGTGACGCCAACAATCTTCACGGCTTCGAGGTGGATCAGCACATGTACCTGCTGATGAAGCGACTGGCCTTCTGA
- the LOC117141402 gene encoding uncharacterized protein LOC117141402 — translation MLGQMFAVAIIAMTLLENIQAQRPSFAGLRPPGGLSQKDKYHATQNTAVENITGVDIATRFGEPSSSQRPALVDLPFGASQRPPVGVPLVLPISGSAPEAAPTVANRFGAEDTPQSTTQPASSAAGRPATSVAPVFSQLPIDAHGDREWVNHLSQLPVEQQPFWFINYQAIEAHRNSSRPNVGGLETRASFFRG, via the coding sequence ATGCTGGGACAAATGTTTGCCGTGGCCATCATTGCCATGACTCTGTTGGAAAATATCCAAGCGCAACGGCCCTCCTTTGCGGGATTGAGGCCGCCAGGTGGACTAAGTCAGAAGGACAAGTACCACGCAACCCAGAACACAGCCGTTGAGAATATCACCGGAGTGGATATAGCTACAAGATTCGGAGAGCCATCCAGCTCGCAGAGGCCAGCTCTAGTCGATCTACCCTTTGGAGCCTCCCAGAGGCCGCCAGTTGGAGTTCCCCTAGTACTGCCAATAAGTGGGTCTGCTCCGGAGGCGGCTCCCACTGTGGCCAACCGATTTGGAGCAGAGGACACTCCACAGTCGACAACCCAGCCCGCCAGTTCCGCAGCCGGAAGACCCGCAACATCAGTGGCCCCCGTTTTCAGCCAGCTGCCCATCGATGCCCATGGTGACCGCGAGTGGGTCAACCACTTGAGTCAGCTGCCCGTGGAGCAGCAGCCCTTCTGGTTCATTAACTACCAGGCCATCGAGGCCCATCGAAATAGCTCGAGACCGAATGTGGGCGGCCTGGAGACGCGGGCATCTTTCTTCCGCGGTTAA